A window of Pseudomonadota bacterium contains these coding sequences:
- a CDS encoding DUF2063 domain-containing protein: MLDALQQWMQSAIIEASGPSEDEVSRHIMPSATLDAGARLDIYRRMYLHRFEEVLASDVPGLRHHLGDARFEALCRDYMRAHPSRHPDLGRLIAHLPAFVEHWGGLRRRSFAADLARVECLVAQLHTEPFAPALDAGRAASIAPHVWDRVRLRLAPTLRLLSLRHDVGAWLRAFAHDHRLPSTARCDTRLALYRTEWSVVRRPLSRAEAGALDAVSGGATLFEAFVAVARGRGKPSAERFARWVASWLEEGLVADLELDGTDGATL; encoded by the coding sequence GTGCTTGACGCGCTGCAGCAGTGGATGCAGAGCGCCATCATCGAGGCTTCGGGCCCGTCGGAAGACGAGGTCTCGCGGCACATCATGCCGTCCGCCACGCTCGATGCGGGGGCGCGTCTCGACATCTATCGGCGCATGTACCTGCATCGCTTCGAGGAGGTGCTGGCCTCCGATGTGCCGGGGCTGCGCCATCATCTTGGAGACGCGCGGTTCGAGGCGCTGTGTCGCGACTACATGCGGGCCCACCCGTCGCGCCACCCCGATCTGGGGCGTCTCATCGCGCATCTGCCCGCGTTCGTAGAGCACTGGGGCGGGCTTCGGCGGCGGTCGTTCGCGGCTGACCTTGCCCGTGTGGAGTGTCTCGTGGCGCAGCTGCACACCGAACCGTTCGCCCCCGCGCTCGATGCGGGCCGCGCCGCGTCGATCGCGCCTCACGTCTGGGACCGCGTGCGCCTTCGTCTGGCGCCTACGCTGCGGCTGCTCAGCCTTCGCCACGATGTGGGCGCGTGGCTTCGCGCCTTTGCACACGACCATCGGCTGCCCTCGACCGCGCGCTGCGACACGCGGCTGGCGCTCTATCGCACGGAGTGGTCGGTGGTGCGCAGGCCGCTCTCGCGCGCGGAGGCGGGGGCGCTCGATGCGGTATCGGGGGGAGCGACGCTCTTCGAGGCCTTCGTCGCTGTTGCGCGAGGACGTGGAAAGCCCTCCGCCGAGCGCTTCGCGAGATGGGTCGCGTCGTGGCTCGAGGAAGGCCTCGTGGCCGACCTCGAGCTCGACGGAACGGACGGGGCGACCCTCTGA
- a CDS encoding DUF692 domain-containing protein: MPANRWNFPDLGLGLGLRAAHIDHVLAHRPDVDFFEVISENYMYAQGRGLHRLEQIAEQYPVVLHGVGLSIGGTDPLDQDYLARLKNLAHRLRTPWVSDHLCWTGVMGLNTHDLLPLPLDEATLRHTVARVRAVQQVLERPLVLENPSSYVAFTASSMDESEFLSRLADEADCGLLLDVNNVYVSAFNHGFDAADYIDAIAPERVVYHHLAGHTHKGTHILDTHDDHVIDAVWQLYGRCHARTGGRATLVEWDDRLPAFEVLHAEVRKAGAWRESGVTTRA; encoded by the coding sequence CGCATCGCCCCGATGTCGATTTCTTTGAGGTCATCTCAGAGAACTACATGTACGCCCAGGGCCGGGGGTTGCATCGGCTCGAGCAGATCGCCGAGCAGTACCCGGTCGTGCTGCACGGGGTGGGCCTCTCCATCGGCGGAACAGATCCCCTCGATCAAGACTACCTCGCTCGACTGAAGAACCTCGCCCATCGGCTGCGGACGCCGTGGGTCTCTGACCACCTCTGCTGGACGGGCGTGATGGGCCTGAACACGCACGACCTGCTCCCCCTGCCGCTCGATGAGGCTACGTTGCGCCACACGGTGGCACGGGTGAGAGCGGTGCAGCAGGTGCTCGAGCGACCGCTGGTCCTCGAGAACCCATCGAGTTATGTCGCGTTCACGGCTTCATCGATGGACGAGTCCGAGTTCCTCTCTCGCCTTGCCGACGAGGCCGACTGCGGCCTGCTGCTCGACGTGAACAACGTGTACGTGAGCGCCTTCAATCACGGCTTCGACGCGGCGGACTACATCGACGCCATCGCGCCGGAGCGCGTGGTGTACCATCACCTGGCCGGTCATACCCACAAGGGCACGCACATCCTCGACACGCATGACGATCATGTCATCGACGCGGTCTGGCAGCTCTACGGCCGCTGCCACGCGCGAACCGGTGGTCGCGCCACCCTCGTGGAGTGGGATGACCGCCTGCCCGCGTTCGAGGTGCTGCACGCCGAGGTGCGAAAGGCCGGCGCATGGCGCGAGAGCGGGGTGACGACGCGTGCTTGA